The Megachile rotundata isolate GNS110a chromosome 3, iyMegRotu1, whole genome shotgun sequence genome includes a window with the following:
- the LOC100877150 gene encoding glutaminyl-peptide cyclotransferase isoform X1, with protein sequence MMFDFLLQIFFIFVGPFVTDASISTTMRFQNQKYYHMPITLSRSQILEISDLTNVNHMGQILDNICVVRIVGTPEHTKVKNYIKESMNNLNWTVESDIFEEHTPTFGILKFENIIAKLNPNARRYLALACHYDSKYTRERNFIGATDSAVPCAQMINLAKVMQNRLNSIRHNDISLMFIFFDGEEAFKEWGPKDSIYGARHLAKIWHDNYTSYNEGENISELDKIDILVLLDLIGAPDPMFYNYFSNTEKWYSLLMAIESNLAALKKFESYSYEQPTQRYFQPHSMEAHIEDDHIPFLQRDIPILHLIPYPFPKVWHKPSDHCDNIDIKTTENINKILRIFVASYLHISM encoded by the exons TACTATCATATGCCTATCACTCTATCGAGAAGTCAGATACTGGAAATATCGGATTTGACAAATGTCAATCATATGGGCCAAATTTTAGATAACATATGTGTAGTGAGAATAGTCGGTACTCCAGAACatacaaaagtaaaaaat TACATTAAGGAGTCAATGAACAACCTTAATTGGACGGTAGAATCCGATATTTTCGAAGAACATACGCCAACTtttggaattctaaaatttgaaaatataattgcaaAGTTAAATCCTAACGCGCGTAGATATTTAGCATTGGCTTGCCATTACGACTCCAAATATACTAGGGAAAGAAATTTTATCGGCGCTACCGATAGTGCAGTTCCCTGTGCTCAAATGATTAATTTAGCCAAAGTTATGCAAAATCGCTTAAATTCTATAAGACAC AACGATATTAgtttaatgtttatattttttgacGGAGAAGAAGCTTTTAAAGAATGGGGTCCAAAAGATTCCATATACGGAGCAAGACATTTAGCCAAAATTTGGCATGATAATTACACCTCTTACAACGAAGGagaaaatatttcagaattagaCAAAATT GATATATTGGTTCTTTTAGACCTGATCGGCGCACCGGATCcaatgttttataattattttagcaATACCGAAAAGTGGTATTCTTTATTAATGGCTATTGAAAGTAATTTAGCagctttaaaaaaatttgaatcgtACTCGTACGAGCAACCTACTCAGAGATATTTTCAACCACATTCGATGGAAGCGCATATCGAAGATGATCATATTCCGTTTTTGCAAAGag ACATTCCTATTTTACACCTTATACCGTATCCCTTTCCAAAAGTTTGGCACAAACCAAGCGATCATTGTGATAATATAGATATAAAAACTACGGAAAACATTAAtaagattttgaggatttttgtaGCGTCGTATTTACATATCAGTATGTAA